Proteins found in one Takifugu rubripes chromosome 17, fTakRub1.2, whole genome shotgun sequence genomic segment:
- the LOC101065460 gene encoding suppressor of cytokine signaling 1-like gives MGGLCRMVRDNLHKTGVKSKKPVSWADAQTQTELPEEPAGPQQTLTSERRNSAEKELEFLQWNKLSFEEEAETWQENVNGADASSLPTHLRPFSSLAQYKLVRTTYVQLLHSDYYWRSMTMEEAHRILASAQLGTFLIRDSCQPDIFFTLSYQSDEGPISIRIQLNDLLFSLCGSQRTFTSLFSLLAYYSSSSCKLTTPYRKQRPELLKQMCRRALIRTYRAEDLNSLPGLSKIKDYVLAYPYCI, from the exons ATGGGTGGGCTTTGTAGGATGGTGAGGGACAACCTCCACAAAACAGGTGTAAAAAGCAAGAAACCTGTCAGTTGGGCTGACGCGCAGACCCAAACTGAACTTCCCGAGGAGCCTGCGGGACCACAGCAAACATTGACCTCGGAGAGACGCAACAGTGCAGAGAAAGAGCTCGAATTCCTGCAGTGGAACAAACTCAGCTTTGAGGAAGAAGCTGAAACCTGGCAGGAG AACGTAAATGGAGCCGATGCCAGCAGCCTGCCGACTCACCTGCGTCCATTCAGCAGCTTGGCCCAGTATAAACTGGTCAGGACCACGTACGTGCAGCTACTTCACAGTGATTACTACTGGAGGTCGATGACCATGGAAGAGGCTCACCGAATACTGGCGTCCGCACAGCTGGGGACCTTTTTGATCAG AGACAGCTGCCAGCCGGACATTTTCTTCACTCTGAGCTACCAGAGCGATGAAGGGCCCATCAGCATTCGCATCCAACTGAACGACCTGCTCTTTAGCCTGTGTGGCAGCCAAAGGACGTTCACGTCACTCTTCTCGCTGCTCGCTTattacagcagctcctcctgcaagCTGACCACGCCGTACCGCAAGCAGCGTCCTGAGCTGCTGaagcagatgtgcaggaggGCTCTAATACGCACGTACAGAGCTGAAGATTTAAACTCCCTACCAGGACTCAGCAAAATCAAAGACTATGTTCTTGCATATCCATATTGTATATAG